In a single window of the Elaeis guineensis isolate ETL-2024a chromosome 4, EG11, whole genome shotgun sequence genome:
- the LOC105035546 gene encoding zinc finger CCCH domain-containing protein 32 codes for MESGGGREQTRPLTAEEEALKRNTDCVYFLASPLTCKKGTECEYRHSEGARVNPRDCWYWLNGNCLNPRCTFRHPPLDGLFGNPGTASGLVPPPSQNVALIHVPATHDPAAYNLNKSNIPCYYFQKGHCLKGDRCSFMHGPQQTGNPVSQQVMKVLTPPDLVSTIQKDSLGLKECTSQQIDEANCDKLVEMPLAPIKPTAKSENLPDNGFTYKQTPSPYPSEDEPPSFLQGNASVNSGIALGQPQSHQSQSIDEHVQNGREADESLRESSPGFDVLVDDNVEESDYFHEEGDFRRASVQGGRNLNHVSDFDYHHSDYEPLLSLERDQYNGACEYDRYGRLDNRYRQEQQRISSERILDRAPMPEKKVLQREKRYNDIDGSDLRHQLLKRQRLDGSRLALSPDHCSSLYQRDNHARHAHRRIHMESSISSRLQGRITLPARSLPDRPTDLQSDKDKDKRRHKGRSSPVRSIKGRYHDKIKRPPHEDFSDVRNVGGQPIRRVDAHPLNFAGPKSLAELKGAKLSENFQDQKNLKLGKALGHQDPECSSFEGPKPLSVILKRKREPASGNAAISSNGDDNNQKDIEGEFGSSITAVTEKEGNYTANCPEKSKVTRVDEEEEEGMIPTEEELPNDGQTSAKGNTHEVQDGITVDAMGDQEMENYGQRDGDSDYEAVEGGEFQPEDDENAYQEDEEDDEDDFAKKVGAMFS; via the exons GGAACCGAGTGTGAGTATCGCCACAGTGAGGGTGCCAGGGTTAACCCCAGAGATTGCTGGTACTGGTTAAATGGTAACTGCTTGAATCCAAGGTGCACATTCCGGCATCCG CCGCTTGACGGTCTGTTTGGAAATCCGGGAACTGCTTCAGGGTTAGTGCCACCTCCCTCACAAAATGTTGCACTGATACATGTTCCTGCAACACATGACCCTGCTGCTTATAACTTGAACAAGAGTAACATTCCCTGTTATTATTTTCAAAAGGGACATTGTTTGAAAGGTGATAGATGctctttcatgcatggaccacaacAAACAGGTAATCCTGTTTCACAGCAGGTGATGAAGGTTCTTACACCTCCTGATCTGGTGTCCACCATCCAGAAAGATTCATTGGGTCTTAAAGAATGTACTTCTCAGCAAATAGATGAAGCAAATTGTGACAAGCTAGTTGAAATGCCACTTGCTCCTATAAAACCTACTGCAAAATCTGAAAATTTACCTGACAATGGTTTTACATATAAACAGACTCCATCGCCTTATccatcagaagatgaacctcctagCTTCCTGCAAGGCAATGCTTCTGTCAATAGTGGCATTGCTCTTGGCCAGCCCCAAAGTCACCAGTCTCAGTCTATAGATGAGCATGTTCAGAATGGCAGAGAAGCTGATGAGTCATTGAGAGAATCCTCCCCTGGCTTCGATGTTCTTGTAGACGATAATGTGGAAGAGTCTGATTACTTCCACGAAGAAGGTGATTTTCGAAGAGCATCTGTTCAAGGAGGAAGGAATCTGAACCATGTTAGTGATTTTGACTATCACCATTCTGACTATGAGCCTCTTCTCAGTTTGGAGAGAGATCAGTACAATGGAGCATGTGAGTATGACAGGTATGGAAGGTTAGATAATCGGTATCGTCAAGAACAACAGAGGATTTCCTCTGAGAGGATTCTGGATAGAGCACCAATGCCTGAAAAGAAAGTGCTGCAGAGAGAGAAGAGGTATAATGACATAGATGGGTCAGATTTACGCCATCAGTTATTGAAGCGACAAAGGCTAGATGGTTCTAGATTGGCTCTCAGTCCCGATCACTGTAGCAGTCTTTATCAGAGGGATAACCATGCTCGTCATGCCCATCGACGTATTCATATGGAAAGCTCCATAAGCAGTCGTTTGCAAGGTAGAATAACTCTCCCTGCAAGATCTTTACCAGATCGACCTACGGATTTGCAGTCAGACAAAGATAAAGATAAGAGAAGACACAAAGGAAGATCATCGCCTGTGAGGTCCATAAAAGGAAGGTACCATGATAAAATAAAGAGGCCGCCTCATGAAGACTTCTCAGATGTGAGGAATGTTGGTGGCCAGCCAATCAGAAGAGTAGATGCACATCCTCTAAACTTTGCTGGTCCAAAAAGTCTTGCAGAGCTCAAAGGTGCAAAGCTTTCAGAGAATTTCCAAGATCAGAAAAACCTCAAGTTAGGGAAAGCTTTAGGCCATCAAGATCCTGAATGTTCTTCATTTGAGGGTCCAAAGCCTCTGAGTGTCATtctgaagaggaagagagagcctGCTTCTGGAAATGCTGCAATTTCCAGCAATGGGGATGACAATAATCAGAAAGATATTGAAGGTGAGTTTGGTTCTTCCATCACAGCAGTGACTGAGAAAGAAGGTAATTATACTGCCAACTGCCCTGAAAAATCCAAGGTTACTAGAGTtgatgaagaggaagaagagggcaTGATCCCTACTGAAGAAGAATTACCTAATGATGGCCAAACTTCAGCTAAAGGAAATACACATGAAGTGCAAGATGGCATCACAGTAGATGCTATGGGTGATCAGGAGATGGAAAATTATGGCCAGAGAGATGGAGATTCTGACTATGAGGCAGTTGAGGGTGGGGAATTCCAACCAGAAGATGATGAGAATGCATATCAAGAGGATGAAGAGGATGATGAAGATGACTTTGCTAAGAAGGTTGGTGCTATGTTCTCTTGA